A single window of Flavobacterium aestivum DNA harbors:
- a CDS encoding DUF4290 domain-containing protein: MVEKYKKEIASDVVFNLEYNSERKHLIIPEYGRHLQKLIEQATLIEDDVERNKTAKYIIQVMGSLNPHLRDVPDFQHKLWDQLFIMSDFKLVADSPYPIPSREVLQLKPDALKYPQNFPKYRYYGNNIKYMIDVANKWEEGEMKNALVKVIANHMKKSYLSWNKDTVKDEVIFEHLYELSDGKLNLLQSSEELLNTTDLLRTNKRISNKITPSGQPKIQSNKNNKTGKSKPFNKK; this comes from the coding sequence ATGGTCGAAAAATATAAAAAAGAAATAGCGAGTGATGTTGTTTTTAATCTAGAATATAATTCTGAAAGAAAACATTTAATCATTCCTGAATATGGTCGTCATTTGCAAAAATTGATCGAACAGGCAACTCTTATAGAAGATGATGTAGAGCGTAATAAAACAGCAAAATACATTATTCAGGTAATGGGAAGTTTGAATCCTCATCTTAGGGACGTGCCAGATTTTCAGCATAAACTATGGGATCAGCTTTTTATCATGTCTGATTTCAAGTTGGTAGCCGATTCTCCATATCCAATACCTTCTCGCGAAGTTTTACAACTCAAACCAGATGCTTTAAAATACCCTCAAAACTTTCCAAAGTACAGGTATTATGGTAATAATATAAAGTATATGATTGATGTTGCCAACAAATGGGAAGAAGGTGAAATGAAAAATGCGTTGGTAAAAGTTATTGCCAATCATATGAAAAAATCCTATTTAAGTTGGAACAAAGACACTGTAAAAGACGAAGTGATTTTTGAACATCTTTATGAGTTATCAGACGGGAAACTGAATTTACTTCAGAGTTCAGAAGAATTATTAAACACTACCGATTTATTGCGAACCAATAAAAGGATTTCCAACAAAATAACACCTTCAGGACAACCTAAAATTCAAAGCAATAAAAATAACAAAACGGGAAAATCAAAACCGTTTAATAAGAAATAA
- a CDS encoding DUF493 family protein, translating to MDNDKEKEANEFYERLKVELDKSNTWPAEYLFKFIVPTSDENIKKVEEAFNCMGAVINTTKSRTGKFTSISIDLEVKDSQEIIDKYREVSTIEGIVSL from the coding sequence ATGGATAACGATAAAGAAAAAGAAGCCAACGAATTTTACGAAAGACTGAAGGTTGAGTTAGATAAAAGTAATACTTGGCCTGCAGAGTATTTGTTTAAATTTATAGTTCCCACATCCGACGAGAATATCAAAAAAGTTGAAGAAGCATTTAACTGCATGGGAGCTGTAATCAATACAACAAAGTCTAGAACAGGAAAATTTACCAGTATATCAATAGATTTAGAGGTAAAAGATTCACAAGAAATAATAGATAAATACCGAGAAGTTTCTACAATAGAAGGTATAGTTTCCCTATAA
- a CDS encoding ATP-binding protein gives MQKEIIVIIGGPGTGKSSIINSLIAKGYCCYPEISREVTLEAQKRGIEQLFLEDPLLFSQMLLDGRIKQYNNAQNETHPMVFIDRGIPDVVAYLDYIGDPYPDHFDLACRENNYTKIFILPPWEEIYESDSERYENFEQATTIYKHLIETYQKYGYNLIEVPKDSVDNRILYILDKI, from the coding sequence GTGCAGAAAGAAATTATTGTTATCATTGGTGGTCCTGGTACTGGGAAAAGTTCTATTATAAATAGTTTGATTGCAAAAGGCTATTGCTGTTATCCTGAAATTTCTCGGGAAGTAACGCTTGAAGCTCAAAAAAGAGGCATTGAACAATTGTTCCTGGAAGACCCTTTACTGTTTAGCCAAATGCTGCTTGATGGAAGAATTAAGCAATACAATAATGCTCAAAACGAAACACATCCGATGGTTTTTATAGACCGTGGTATTCCTGATGTTGTGGCATACTTGGATTATATTGGAGATCCATATCCCGATCATTTTGACTTGGCTTGCCGCGAAAATAATTACACCAAAATTTTTATTCTTCCTCCTTGGGAAGAGATTTACGAAAGTGATAGCGAACGTTATGAAAATTTTGAACAAGCAACAACCATCTACAAACACCTTATAGAAACCTATCAAAAATATGGTTACAACCTAATTGAAGTACCTAAAGATAGCGTAGATAACAGAATTCTTTATATATTAGATAAAATTTAG